In Nocardia sp. NBC_00403, one DNA window encodes the following:
- a CDS encoding TetR/AcrR family transcriptional regulator codes for MPRVGLTPADVVRAGAQLADDVGYDNLAMGLLAEKLGVRTPSLYKHVANLADLQHGIAVLAMTELDRAVRDAMHGRSGTEALAAFARAFRSYVVAHPGRYAATVGAEFTSPDDPLLESSGRVLDSMVAVLRGYDIPDVETDHALRTLRSMFHGFASLQVSGGFQWTGDPEASFDWMIRFIDRGLRGR; via the coding sequence GTGCCTAGGGTCGGGCTGACCCCAGCCGACGTCGTCCGTGCGGGTGCCCAACTCGCCGACGACGTCGGCTATGACAACCTGGCCATGGGTCTGCTTGCCGAAAAGCTCGGCGTCCGAACACCTTCCCTGTACAAGCACGTGGCCAACCTGGCCGATTTGCAGCACGGCATCGCCGTGCTCGCGATGACCGAACTCGACCGCGCCGTTCGCGACGCGATGCACGGCCGCTCCGGCACCGAAGCATTGGCAGCCTTCGCCCGCGCATTCCGCTCATATGTCGTCGCGCACCCTGGCCGCTACGCCGCCACCGTCGGAGCCGAGTTCACCAGCCCCGACGATCCCCTGCTGGAATCCAGTGGCCGCGTGCTCGATTCGATGGTGGCAGTGCTGCGCGGTTACGACATTCCCGACGTCGAGACGGATCACGCCCTGCGCACCTTGCGCTCGATGTTCCACGGATTCGCGTCCCTACAGGTATCCGGCGGCTTCCAGTGGACCGGCGATCCGGAAGCCAGCTTCGACTGGATGATTCGGTTCATCGACCGTGGACTACGTGGGCGGTGA
- a CDS encoding alpha/beta fold hydrolase: MTEYLTIDGGQIAYDVTGDGPLVVLSHGIGDRRQAFRLLAPKLIAAGYRVAAADLRGHGESSMNWKSHDGSDAISRTDVAGDLLALIRHLGGPAVIIGHSISGGAATIAAAQAPELVSAIIELNPFTKTQKLAAGALFTVPRYRKGLVPLMNTMIFKSLGQWMRYLNVAYPIKPADYDKYMAELSAKLQEPGRFAEFMKTGKSTPADAEAQLPNISSPALIIMGTEDPDFANPEAEGDAIVALMPAGLGTVAVAEGSGHYPHADAPDRVAELALRFLAEQARA; the protein is encoded by the coding sequence ATGACCGAGTACCTGACCATCGACGGTGGACAGATCGCCTACGACGTGACCGGCGATGGCCCACTGGTCGTGCTGTCGCACGGCATCGGCGACCGGCGCCAGGCTTTTCGGTTGCTCGCGCCGAAGCTGATCGCCGCCGGCTACCGGGTCGCGGCGGCGGACCTGCGCGGACACGGAGAGTCCAGCATGAACTGGAAGTCCCACGACGGCAGTGACGCGATCTCGCGGACCGATGTCGCGGGCGACCTGCTCGCGCTGATCCGCCACCTCGGCGGTCCAGCGGTCATCATCGGACACTCCATCTCCGGCGGTGCCGCCACCATCGCTGCGGCACAAGCGCCCGAACTTGTCAGCGCCATTATCGAACTCAACCCGTTCACCAAGACCCAGAAGCTCGCCGCAGGCGCACTTTTCACCGTCCCGCGCTACCGCAAGGGGCTGGTGCCGCTGATGAACACCATGATCTTCAAGAGCCTCGGACAGTGGATGCGCTACCTGAACGTCGCCTACCCGATCAAGCCTGCCGACTACGACAAGTACATGGCCGAATTGTCGGCGAAGCTGCAGGAACCGGGCCGGTTCGCGGAATTCATGAAGACCGGCAAGTCGACTCCCGCCGACGCCGAGGCGCAGCTGCCGAACATCAGTAGCCCCGCGCTGATCATCATGGGCACCGAGGACCCCGACTTCGCGAACCCCGAAGCCGAAGGCGACGCCATCGTCGCTCTCATGCCCGCGGGTCTCGGCACCGTCGCGGTGGCGGAGGGATCCGGGCACTACCCGCACGCGGACGCGCCGGACCGGGTGGCCGAACTCGCGCTGCGGTTCCTCGCGGAGCAGGCTCGTGCCTAG
- a CDS encoding flavodoxin family protein has protein sequence MNEETSAVKQIAVVYHSGHGRTEYFAKHVVAGARNVAGAEVSLLKADQLVASPARLATYDGIIWGSPTYFGGVSGPFKSFMDSTSPLFRTQELRGKLASGFTVSSYPSGDKQSTLMSMVVFSMQHGMLWVGNPPNFENNAGATTDPAVDRLGSWTGAMAQIHHKAPVDSFDKGDLETAKLFGVNFARTLHRI, from the coding sequence GTGAATGAAGAAACATCAGCAGTGAAACAAATAGCCGTGGTTTATCACAGCGGCCATGGGCGTACGGAATACTTCGCAAAGCATGTCGTCGCAGGCGCCAGGAATGTGGCAGGTGCAGAGGTTAGTCTGCTGAAGGCTGACCAGCTCGTCGCCTCGCCTGCTCGGTTGGCCACCTACGATGGCATCATCTGGGGTTCTCCCACCTATTTCGGAGGCGTCTCCGGGCCCTTCAAATCGTTCATGGATTCGACATCGCCCCTTTTTCGCACTCAGGAGTTGCGCGGAAAACTTGCCTCCGGCTTCACGGTCTCGTCGTATCCATCGGGCGATAAACAATCAACCCTGATGTCCATGGTGGTTTTCTCGATGCAGCACGGGATGTTGTGGGTCGGCAATCCGCCGAACTTCGAAAACAATGCCGGCGCGACTACGGACCCAGCTGTCGATCGACTCGGATCATGGACCGGCGCAATGGCGCAAATACATCACAAAGCTCCCGTGGATTCCTTCGACAAGGGAGATCTCGAGACCGCGAAACTCTTCGGTGTGAACTTCGCCAGAACGTTGCATCGGATCTGA
- a CDS encoding aldo/keto reductase — protein sequence MIPTRKLGELTVGAQGLGCMGMSQAYGLRDNDDESIATIHRALDLGVTMLDTANVYGPETNERLVGRAIADRRDRVVLATKFGIVWGEGGTLGARGDAAYVKQTCDESLARLGVDHIDLYYQHRVDPNVPIEETWGALSELVAAGKVRYLGISEASAATIRAAHAVHPITALQSEWSLWTRDIEAEVLPTCRELGIGIVPFSPLGRGFLTGAITSTAELPADDMRRQLPRFADDNLDRNLAIVAALRELAAEKNITAGQLALAWVMSQGEDVVPIPGTKRRTYLEENVAAADIALTADDLARIDTTAPSGAFAGARYPERLARVVGR from the coding sequence ATGATCCCGACCAGGAAACTCGGCGAACTGACCGTAGGTGCGCAGGGGCTCGGCTGCATGGGGATGAGCCAGGCCTATGGCCTGCGTGATAACGACGACGAGTCCATCGCGACCATTCATCGCGCGCTCGATCTGGGCGTGACCATGCTCGACACCGCCAATGTGTATGGGCCCGAAACCAATGAGCGGCTGGTCGGGCGCGCTATCGCCGATCGCCGTGATCGGGTGGTGCTCGCGACGAAGTTCGGCATCGTGTGGGGCGAGGGCGGCACCTTGGGCGCGCGCGGTGACGCCGCCTATGTCAAGCAGACTTGCGACGAGTCGCTGGCCCGTCTCGGTGTCGACCACATCGACCTCTACTACCAGCATCGGGTGGATCCGAACGTCCCGATCGAGGAGACCTGGGGCGCACTTTCGGAACTGGTCGCCGCGGGCAAGGTGCGCTACCTCGGCATCTCCGAAGCCTCGGCCGCAACCATCCGTGCCGCGCATGCCGTGCACCCGATCACCGCGCTGCAGAGCGAATGGTCGCTGTGGACACGGGACATCGAGGCCGAGGTGCTGCCGACCTGCCGCGAGCTGGGTATCGGCATCGTGCCGTTCTCCCCGCTCGGCCGCGGCTTCCTCACCGGCGCCATCACCTCCACCGCCGAACTCCCCGCCGACGACATGCGCCGCCAACTACCGCGTTTCGCCGACGACAACCTCGACCGCAACCTCGCCATCGTCGCCGCCCTGCGCGAGCTGGCCGCCGAAAAGAACATCACCGCAGGCCAATTGGCCCTGGCCTGGGTCATGAGCCAGGGCGAGGACGTAGTCCCCATCCCGGGCACCAAGCGCCGCACGTACCTCGAGGAAAACGTCGCAGCCGCCGACATCGCCCTGACCGCAGACGATCTCGCCCGCATCGACACCACCGCCCCCTCAGGGGCTTTCGCGGGCGCGCGCTATCCGGAGCGCCTTGCCCGAGTCGTCGGCCGCTGA
- a CDS encoding ATP-binding protein, with product MEFTGRAADLDLLAQQLDLVTEGCGATRGRAVIVTGRRRVGKSRLIQEFCDRSGRAYVVFQATRGRNPVAERDDFIATITHSALGGAELVAGLHASDWNQALRALAIALPDDVPGIAVIDEVPWLTEQDSEFEGALQTVWDRQLSGKPVLLVLVGSDISVMEALQSRDRPFFGRATKMTVEPLNLADVQTMTDLDAANAVDARLITGGFPEIVQSWRPGMSRTDFLRTSAANPLSPLLVAGELSLLGEFPESSRSRAVLEAVGSGERTFGAIAAQAGGTGALPSGTLTPVLNALQAKRTIATDLPLSTKPDTKNKRYRIADSYLRFWLAFLQRGIPLIERGRGDLALTRIERSWTAWRGRAVEPLIRESLLRLLPSGRWPETEAIGGWWNRQNNPEIDLVGADREPVAGAVHFIGSIKWLEDRTFDRHDYDALTRAILSVPGTDIHTPLVAVSRSGIESDLPLAMRWGPEDLVAAWQ from the coding sequence ATGGAGTTCACCGGTAGGGCAGCCGACCTGGACCTGCTCGCTCAACAGCTGGACCTGGTGACCGAGGGGTGCGGTGCGACACGTGGCCGGGCAGTGATCGTGACCGGTCGACGGCGTGTCGGTAAATCGCGGCTCATCCAGGAGTTCTGCGATCGGTCAGGGAGGGCGTACGTCGTCTTTCAGGCCACTCGCGGACGCAACCCGGTGGCCGAGCGCGACGATTTCATCGCCACCATCACGCACTCCGCGTTAGGCGGGGCCGAGTTGGTTGCCGGGTTACACGCATCCGACTGGAACCAGGCCCTACGCGCCCTTGCCATCGCCCTCCCAGATGACGTGCCCGGTATCGCCGTTATCGACGAGGTGCCCTGGCTCACCGAACAGGACTCCGAGTTCGAAGGCGCACTGCAGACTGTGTGGGATCGCCAACTATCCGGCAAGCCGGTGCTACTCGTGCTGGTCGGCAGCGACATCTCGGTCATGGAAGCGTTGCAGTCCCGCGACCGCCCATTCTTCGGGCGCGCAACGAAGATGACTGTCGAGCCGCTGAATCTGGCCGATGTGCAGACAATGACAGATCTCGACGCCGCCAATGCTGTCGACGCCCGGCTGATCACCGGGGGCTTCCCGGAGATCGTCCAGTCGTGGCGGCCGGGGATGAGCAGAACCGATTTCCTCCGAACTTCGGCGGCGAACCCGCTGTCACCGCTGCTGGTTGCCGGCGAGCTGTCTCTGCTCGGCGAGTTTCCGGAATCATCACGCTCGCGCGCTGTGCTGGAGGCCGTTGGCAGTGGTGAGCGCACCTTCGGTGCCATCGCCGCACAGGCCGGAGGCACTGGCGCACTGCCCTCGGGAACCCTGACACCAGTCCTGAACGCCCTGCAAGCCAAGCGAACTATCGCCACGGACCTACCGCTGTCCACCAAGCCCGACACCAAGAACAAGCGGTATCGCATCGCCGATTCCTACCTCCGGTTCTGGCTGGCCTTCCTCCAGCGAGGCATTCCCCTCATCGAACGCGGACGCGGAGATCTTGCCCTCACTCGCATCGAGCGCTCCTGGACCGCCTGGCGCGGACGTGCCGTCGAACCTCTCATCCGGGAATCCTTACTACGCCTGCTGCCCAGCGGCCGATGGCCCGAAACCGAAGCGATCGGCGGCTGGTGGAATCGGCAGAACAACCCTGAAATCGACCTCGTCGGTGCCGACCGCGAGCCTGTCGCAGGTGCGGTCCATTTCATCGGATCGATCAAATGGCTGGAGGACCGCACCTTCGACCGCCACGATTACGACGCTCTCACCCGAGCGATCCTGTCGGTGCCGGGCACCGACATACACACGCCGTTGGTGGCCGTGTCCCGCTCCGGCATCGAATCCGACCTTCCACTCGCGATGCGTTGGGGCCCTGAAGATCTCGTCGCCGCATGGCAGTGA
- a CDS encoding class II glutamine amidotransferase, with translation MCRLFGMTASPQRVKATFWLLDAEDSLDHQSETNPDGTGLGTFDTHGRPLVEKQPLAAYADRQFATEAKHRESATFLAHIRHASTGARTVNNTHPFTQNGRIFAHNGVIEDLPLLDEQLGPYRALVQGDTDSERFFALITKHIDAHGGDITAGITDATRWVADQLPIFAINLILTTATELWALRYPDTHDLYMLKREAGEQLRHAGSKGTIRVHSADSAETPTVVIASEPMDTDPGWRRMSPGELLHVHPDLHTDSSPILDRPPAHLLSLSDLSAEAAASQLTR, from the coding sequence CGATGCCGAAGACAGCCTGGACCACCAGAGCGAGACGAACCCCGACGGCACCGGCCTCGGCACCTTCGACACACACGGCAGGCCGTTGGTCGAGAAGCAGCCGTTGGCCGCCTACGCGGACCGCCAGTTCGCCACCGAAGCCAAACACCGCGAGTCGGCGACCTTCCTCGCCCACATCCGCCACGCATCGACTGGTGCCCGCACCGTGAACAACACCCATCCGTTCACCCAGAATGGACGCATCTTCGCCCACAACGGCGTCATCGAAGATCTCCCACTACTCGACGAGCAGCTGGGCCCTTACCGTGCACTGGTGCAGGGCGACACCGACTCGGAACGATTCTTCGCGCTGATCACCAAACACATCGATGCGCACGGCGGTGACATCACCGCCGGGATTACCGACGCCACCCGATGGGTCGCCGACCAGCTGCCGATCTTCGCGATCAACCTGATCCTGACCACCGCCACCGAGCTGTGGGCCTTGCGCTACCCCGATACCCACGACCTCTACATGCTGAAACGCGAAGCAGGAGAACAACTCCGGCATGCGGGCAGCAAGGGAACCATCCGCGTCCACTCAGCCGATTCGGCCGAAACCCCGACCGTGGTCATCGCCAGCGAGCCGATGGACACCGACCCCGGCTGGCGTCGCATGTCCCCCGGCGAGCTACTGCACGTCCACCCCGATCTGCACACAGACAGCAGCCCGATACTCGATCGCCCACCGGCCCACCTGCTGTCACTGTCGGACCTCAGCGCCGAAGCCGCCGCCTCGCAACTCACCCGCTGA